Below is a genomic region from Billgrantia tianxiuensis.
GGTACTGGCATCCACGTAGGGTTCAGTGATAACGGTGGATTCCTCCGCCACCGCCTTCTGATACCAAGGGCGCTCGCGGGGATCGTAGTCGGCCGGCGGCTCCCAGCCGTCGGAGAAGATACCACTGCCATCGCTGGGATCGGCCAGGTAGGCGGTAATGAAGCCGCCGGCGGTGGCCGCCTGGCGCAGTTCCGGCAACGGGTCGCCGCTCTGTACGGCGGGCTCCAGTGCCTCGAGCATGCTGGCGCGAGCCTGCAGCCACTCGCCGATGGCCAGTGCGTTACCCCGCGCCTCAGCCGCCAGGTTCTGCTCCACCTGGCGGTTGTTATGGTGCTGGAATGTGAAGTAGCTGATGGCGGCGTTGATGAGCAACGCCACGGCAATGACCGACGCCGTAGCCAACAGAAGTCGGAATCGAAGGGAAGAAAGCATGAGGTTCTCACGATAAGCTGGATGCAGATCCGAGCACGTCCTGTGCCTCGGGCTGCATGGCTTATCGACCGCTGGAACCAAGACTTTAGTTATAATTAGCGCGCGTGAATGATGACCTCGACGCGACGGTTCTGTGCCCGCCCCTCTCCAGTGTCGTTACTCGCCAGTGGCCGTGTATCGGCCAGACCCACTGCACGCAGGCGTTGCGAATCCACACCTGAGCGCTCTAGCGCGTGAACGACGGCAATTGCCCGCGCACTGGAGAGCACCCAGTTGGAAGGAAACTCGTTGGTCTGAATAGGCCGGTCATCGGTATGCCCCTCCACGGCTACCTCGCCTTCGTGCCGCTGGATCACTTCCACCAGGCGCTGGATAAGTGACTCGCCATCCTCGGTGAGGTCGGCGGTGGCGGTGGGGAAGAGCCAGCGATCCTCCACCCGCAGCTTGATCCCCTCGGCGACGCGCGATACCTCGACGCCCTCCAGGTCGGCCAGGTAGGGTGCCTCTTCGAGACGCTCGCTCAATGCCTGGCTCAGCGCCGCCGAACTCGCCACGGCCTCGGCGTCAAGCTCGCGTACGGCGGCTGGAGGGCGATCCGTCAGCACCAGCACAAAATCGGCCATGGGCATTGGTATTTCACCGTTGGATGTCACTAGCG
It encodes:
- a CDS encoding OmpA family protein → MSPLHASSGDHRGPMRHESLMPTHHDQEQASTWMIGYLDIMTLLVALMVLIFTLSSFGRSDSEAAPPTARVPFAVPLPSEMAQMLPAVAEPRPTPGQLNRAAVSAALGVAGLPRRSDPLVPSAPSEAVAFVAPTPLALLERRTPPPLALPRPLVTSNGEIPMPMADFVLVLTDRPPAAVRELDAEAVASSAALSQALSERLEEAPYLADLEGVEVSRVAEGIKLRVEDRWLFPTATADLTEDGESLIQRLVEVIQRHEGEVAVEGHTDDRPIQTNEFPSNWVLSSARAIAVVHALERSGVDSQRLRAVGLADTRPLASNDTGEGRAQNRRVEVIIHAR